In Natronococcus sp. AD-5, the genomic window GAGCCGGAGGACCATCTCCTCGATGTGGTCCGCGAGCGGCATCTCTTCGTCGTCGGGCGGCGTCGAGATGCCGCCGACGTCCTCGTTCGGATCGGGATAGGTGGGCTCGCGCTCGTCGGGATGGTCGCCGACGACCCCTTCACCGTCGGTCTCGAGCGAGGGCGGTCTGTCTACGTTCTCGAGGGTGCCGTTCGCGGAATCGTCGTCGACGTCCGCGTCGTCACCCGCATCGGATCGGTCGGCATCCGCTGACGCCGCGTCCGGATTCCCGGCATCCGCGTCGCGAGCAGCCGATGCGTCCCCGGCATCCTCGGCCGTGGGAGTCGCCGGATCGGATTCCGAACCGGCGTCGTTCGGCGGCTGCTCCCCGGGATCGTCCCGCGGCTCCTCGGGGCGTTCGACGTCCCCATCGTTCGCCGACTCGTCCGACATCTACCGAGATATAGATCGCCCGCCAGTTATAGGCCTTTTCTTACAAACACCGTGAGGGGTTGACAAGGGTGCGGGGTTTCATCGAGGCGGTCGCTACGTACACGAAAGGTTGATAACCGGATGTCAGCTACCATCCATCAGTAAATGAGTTCTGCCGTCGACGAAGATACAGCCCGAGCCATCAACACCGGCCGGGAAACGATCGGCGCGTTGCTCTCGAGCGTGCAGACGCACCTCCAGAAGATCTTCATCGTCTTCGTGCTCGGCTTCGTCGGCGCCTTCTACGCCCTGCGAGTGTGGATCTGGGCATTCCTCGAGGAAACGGCGAAATCGGAGATGTCTCGGAACGTCGCCGAGGCGACCGACATCATCACTCGGACGCCGTTCGAGGTGATCCTGTTACAGGCGAAGATCGGAATGCTGGTCGGGATCGTCGTCACGATCCCGGCGGTACTGTACTACTCCCGGGACGCGCTGCACCGACGCGGCTTCCAGTCGGCCGTTCCGATCTCGAAGCTGCACGTGGCCGGCCTCGCGGCGACCTCGTTCGGCCTGTTCTGGATCGGCGTCTTCTACGCCTACGCGATCTTCTTCCCCTTCGCGTTCGACTTCCTCGCCGCCGTCGCGTACGAGGCCGGCGTCGATCCCAGCTGGGGCATCACCGAGTTCACAGAATTCATCGCGCTGTTGACCCTCTCGTTCGGGCTCGCGGCGCAGATGCCGCTGTTCATGGGCGTCCTCTCGTACACGGAGATCGTCCCCTACGAAACGTTCCGTAACAAGTGGCGCCACGCGGCGGTCGCCATCACCGTCTTCGGCGCGATGTTCTCCCCGCCGGACCCGTTCACGCTGATCATGTGGGCGCTCCCGCTGTTCGCGCTCTACGTCTTCAGCCTCGGCCTCTCGAAGGTGGTTACCAACGTCCGCCGGCGCGGCGCGGCCGAACTCGACACCGGAACGGGGCTCATGAAGCAGCGCCTCCTCCAGTTCACCGGCGTCGTGATCGTCACCGCCATCGCGGCGGTCGCGTTCGTCAACCAGGGCGGGTTCGCGTTCGTCAGCGAGTCGGTCTATCCGCAGCTTCCGGCCCAGCTGCAGCCCGCCGACGGGAACATCGGTCTCTGGCCGCTCGTTGCCGAGTACGGGCTGCTGGGCGAGCTCGCCGTCGGCGCGATCGCCGCCGCCGCCCTCGGCTTTCTCATCCTCGTCGGATACACGCTGAAGGTCCTGCAGTCGCCGATCTACCCGCGCGAAGACGACATCCGGAGCGCCGATACCACCGAGGACGTCGACTTCGAGACGCTCGAGGCCGAGGACATCGAGGACGTGCCGGCGACGGTCTTCCTCGAGATGGACGAAGAGGAGGCCCTCGAGTACTCCCGGAAGGCGATGTACGACGACAACCGGGACAAGGCGAAGGCGATCCTGAACCGGTTCGACGGCCTTCAGAAGCAGCGACGGGAGGCGGCCGACGACGGCGCGGGCTCGGACGCCGGCGCGACCGGCGGAACGGGCGCCGGCGCGGCGGCCGCCGAGAGCGGCGAGGAGGGGGAGAACGTCGTCTCGAGTACGGCCGCCGGAATGCTCGACGCGTTCACCGAGGAGGAGACGACCGAGGACGACATCGGCGGCTACGCCTACGACCTCGCGTTCATCTTCAACAGTCTCACCTCGAAGATGTTCTACATCGTGGGCGTGTTCATGGCCGTCCTCGGCGGGACGTTCGTCGCGCTCTACCAGGGCGGGTTCGGGATCATCCTGACGCAGTTCGTCGAGCGCGTTCCGGACGAGGCCCTCGCCGAAGTCACGGAGAAGAGCGAAGCGGAGATCGCCGCCGCGGAGTCGACACAGGAGATGGTAGATATCTTGAACGAGGCGGGGCTCGTCATCGCCTTACACCCCGTCGAGGTGCTGATCTTCATGGTGAAGGTGAGCACGATCCTGGCGGTCATCTCCGTCCTGCCGCTGATCATGTACTGGGGCTGGCCGGCGGCCAGAGAGCGCGGGCTCGTCCGCGGCGATCCGCGGGTGTTCCTCGTCTGGGGCGGGGCGATATTCGCCGGGTTCGGCATCGGGCTGTTCATCGGCTTCTACTGGATCGCGCCCGCGGTGATCTCCTACCTGATCACCGACGCCGTCACGAACGGGATGGAGGTCTCCTACCGGATCAACAGCTTCTCCTGGCTCGTTATCTACACGACCATCGGCGTGGGCTTCCTGTTCAACATCATCGTCACGATGGCGCTGTTCCACGTCGGCGGCATCGTCAGCTACCGGACGATGCTCGACCGCTGGCGGCCCGTCGTCGTCGGAATCTTCACGGCCGCCGCGTTCTTCAGTCCGAAGGGGATCCTGACGATGCTGCTGGTGGCGATTCCGATCGCGCTGACCTACGTGTTCGGACTCGCCGTCCTGTACGTCCTCACCGGCGGCGGACGGTTCTTCGGCGGCGGACGCGGCGGCGCGCCGGACCCCGAGGCCAACGCCGCCGGCGAGTGACGCGGGCGAATCGGCCGACGGCTTAAGGGGGATCCATCCGAACGCCCCGTATGCCCAAGATCAGCGTCGAAATTCCACAGGAGCTGCTCGACGACCTAGACGAGCACGTCGGCGACGACGGGAAATTCGTCAACCGTAGCGACGCGATTCGCGCGTCGGTCCGCAAGACTCTCGATATCCTCGACGAGATCGACGACCGCCACGATCGGCTCGAGAACGGAGAATAGTACCCGCAATTACCGATAATCAGACCGCTTATGTGTGATCGGAAGAGAGTCTTCACCGATGACAGTACCCGCGACCGAAGAGGGGAAGGGAGAACCGGCCGAG contains:
- a CDS encoding twin-arginine translocase subunit TatC, with translation MSSAVDEDTARAINTGRETIGALLSSVQTHLQKIFIVFVLGFVGAFYALRVWIWAFLEETAKSEMSRNVAEATDIITRTPFEVILLQAKIGMLVGIVVTIPAVLYYSRDALHRRGFQSAVPISKLHVAGLAATSFGLFWIGVFYAYAIFFPFAFDFLAAVAYEAGVDPSWGITEFTEFIALLTLSFGLAAQMPLFMGVLSYTEIVPYETFRNKWRHAAVAITVFGAMFSPPDPFTLIMWALPLFALYVFSLGLSKVVTNVRRRGAAELDTGTGLMKQRLLQFTGVVIVTAIAAVAFVNQGGFAFVSESVYPQLPAQLQPADGNIGLWPLVAEYGLLGELAVGAIAAAALGFLILVGYTLKVLQSPIYPREDDIRSADTTEDVDFETLEAEDIEDVPATVFLEMDEEEALEYSRKAMYDDNRDKAKAILNRFDGLQKQRREAADDGAGSDAGATGGTGAGAAAAESGEEGENVVSSTAAGMLDAFTEEETTEDDIGGYAYDLAFIFNSLTSKMFYIVGVFMAVLGGTFVALYQGGFGIILTQFVERVPDEALAEVTEKSEAEIAAAESTQEMVDILNEAGLVIALHPVEVLIFMVKVSTILAVISVLPLIMYWGWPAARERGLVRGDPRVFLVWGGAIFAGFGIGLFIGFYWIAPAVISYLITDAVTNGMEVSYRINSFSWLVIYTTIGVGFLFNIIVTMALFHVGGIVSYRTMLDRWRPVVVGIFTAAAFFSPKGILTMLLVAIPIALTYVFGLAVLYVLTGGGRFFGGGRGGAPDPEANAAGE
- a CDS encoding ribbon-helix-helix domain-containing protein; this translates as MPKISVEIPQELLDDLDEHVGDDGKFVNRSDAIRASVRKTLDILDEIDDRHDRLENGE